One window of the Candidatus Zixiibacteriota bacterium genome contains the following:
- a CDS encoding Beta-lactamase domain protein → MFKTTRLYLFLIIVLLLFVACSGEHGFKVAHQLAGTGETNCYLLYDLNSREAALFDVGGPIDSLTDIIASENLKLKYLFVTHAHCDHVAGMPAVMNAYPEVQFAIAREEFDDMTRLYMEWERAFDSAALAQIKSDPALLALMDFDFGRLGEPDIYLADNQTYWLGEQEIKTVMAPGHSRGSICFYLDSTLFSGDVLFYRTVGRTDLPESGGKEALTKSVRRLYDLLSDKTVVYPGHGQPTDIGSEKRENKKITADAVLM, encoded by the coding sequence ATGTTTAAGACAACTCGGCTGTATCTTTTTCTCATAATTGTTCTTTTGCTCTTTGTTGCCTGCTCCGGAGAGCACGGGTTCAAGGTCGCGCATCAACTTGCCGGAACCGGCGAGACGAATTGCTATTTATTATATGACCTGAACAGCCGCGAGGCGGCGCTTTTTGATGTCGGCGGGCCCATCGATTCTCTTACGGATATCATCGCCAGCGAGAATCTGAAATTAAAATACCTCTTTGTCACTCATGCCCATTGCGACCATGTGGCGGGAATGCCGGCGGTGATGAACGCCTATCCCGAGGTGCAGTTTGCGATTGCCCGCGAGGAATTCGACGATATGACCCGGCTGTATATGGAGTGGGAAAGGGCGTTCGATTCGGCGGCCCTGGCTCAAATCAAGAGCGATCCGGCCCTGCTGGCCCTCATGGATTTCGATTTCGGGCGACTCGGCGAGCCGGATATCTATCTGGCCGACAACCAGACCTACTGGCTGGGCGAACAGGAAATTAAAACTGTTATGGCTCCGGGGCATTCGCGCGGAAGTATCTGTTTCTATCTTGACAGCACCCTCTTTTCCGGTGATGTTTTGTTTTACAGGACAGTCGGGCGGACCGATTTGCCTGAATCCGGGGGCAAAGAAGCGCTGACCAAATCGGTGCGGCGATTGTATGATTTGCTTTCGGACAAGACCGTAGTCTACCCCGGGCACGGCCAGCCGACCGATATCGGCTCGGAGAAAAGAGAAAACAAAAAAATTACGGCTGACGCCGTGCTGATGTGA
- a CDS encoding Oxidoreductase, aldo/keto reductase family — protein sequence MSNDFLHTTFGSSGKEIFRLGLSATYRPGREAIHKAIDAGVNFFFCYGFDTHMTKTLRELFKTDREKYIVATGAYNLLLGHLNLRRTLEKRLRQLGTDYIDVFLYLGVMKEKHLDPKIIDEFHRFRDEGKVRMIGMSCHNRKLIGRLADDGTFSAFMTRYNAAHRGAEQDIFPHLEKHNPGVISYTATRWSYLLRRPKNYPKDGRIPTAGECYRFVLSNPHVDVCLTAPYNEKQLLENLKAIQAGPLDEDDMKFMRGFGDIVHHTKKWFM from the coding sequence ATGTCAAACGATTTCCTCCATACCACTTTCGGATCGAGCGGGAAGGAAATTTTCCGCCTCGGCCTTTCGGCCACCTATCGCCCCGGCAGGGAAGCGATTCATAAGGCGATCGATGCCGGAGTCAATTTCTTCTTCTGCTACGGGTTCGATACCCATATGACCAAAACCCTTCGCGAATTGTTCAAAACCGACCGCGAGAAATATATTGTCGCCACCGGCGCATACAACCTTCTTCTGGGGCATCTCAATCTTCGCCGCACCCTCGAAAAAAGGCTTCGCCAACTCGGCACCGACTATATCGATGTCTTCCTCTATCTGGGCGTCATGAAAGAAAAACATCTCGACCCAAAAATAATTGATGAATTCCACCGTTTCCGCGATGAGGGCAAGGTGCGGATGATCGGGATGTCGTGCCACAACCGCAAGTTAATCGGGCGGCTGGCCGACGATGGGACTTTCAGCGCCTTCATGACGCGTTATAATGCCGCCCATCGCGGAGCCGAACAGGACATCTTCCCCCATCTGGAGAAACATAATCCCGGGGTAATAAGTTACACCGCCACCCGCTGGAGTTATTTACTGCGCCGCCCGAAAAATTATCCCAAAGACGGCCGTATCCCGACGGCCGGGGAGTGTTACCGCTTTGTACTTTCCAATCCGCATGTCGATGTCTGCCTGACGGCGCCGTATAATGAAAAGCAATTATTGGAAAATCTGAAAGCAATTCAAGCCGGACCGCTGGATGAAGACGATATGAAATTCATGCGCGGCTTCGGCGATATTGTCCATCACACCAAAAAGTGGTTCATGTAA